A DNA window from Chitinibacter fontanus contains the following coding sequences:
- a CDS encoding helix-turn-helix domain-containing protein, whose product MENTTKPSQARLVFAKNVRLARRLRNLTQESLALEASMSRTYVSEVERGARNISIDSMAMLAEALDVPLAKLVDPVGFDYIKL is encoded by the coding sequence ATGGAAAATACAACGAAACCATCCCAAGCTAGGCTGGTATTTGCTAAGAATGTGCGACTTGCACGTCGGCTTAGAAACCTGACACAGGAATCTTTGGCCTTAGAGGCGAGCATGAGCCGAACCTATGTCTCTGAAGTGGAGCGCGGGGCAAGGAATATCTCAATCGACAGTATGGCAATGCTGGCAGAGGCACTTGATGTACCTTTGGCTAAATTGGTCGACCCTGTTGGATTTGATTATATTAAGTTGTAA
- a CDS encoding SEL1-like repeat protein, whose amino-acid sequence MPKLEDVKFKLAFTCAYEKDHVPALPPEADVLFKYARYLERENLLKRDVQVNAEIARLYRIAAANGHWKANVNLQLGLTADRFEGLMSEVLDLNDALVKQNIPAGYYHMGHFLEKGTGYDQDHELALRYFRKSADMGSPEGQYFVAEKLAPINIAPNVAKQMWRCAAEQGHAEAAESLATDLHVEKNYADASVAYQLAVKAGSSMAASVLQGSFSAPKTEDSLDYLGQEKDDERVQRYKIIGKFLSDYYYLKPTMDDIDEIVPLPPAPLPKWDGKIKWLTEYEANIAPTKPDEVLITKLAQFKGLDPKTGLTLVQK is encoded by the coding sequence GTGCCCAAACTCGAAGACGTCAAATTTAAGCTGGCCTTCACCTGTGCTTATGAAAAAGATCATGTGCCTGCATTGCCGCCCGAAGCGGATGTGCTGTTTAAATATGCCCGCTATCTGGAAAGAGAAAATTTGCTAAAACGCGATGTACAGGTAAACGCGGAAATTGCGCGACTGTATCGTATTGCCGCAGCCAATGGGCATTGGAAAGCCAATGTAAATTTACAATTGGGCCTGACTGCAGATCGCTTTGAGGGCTTGATGTCGGAAGTGTTGGATCTCAATGATGCCTTGGTAAAACAGAATATCCCGGCTGGGTATTACCATATGGGGCATTTTCTAGAAAAAGGCACAGGCTACGACCAAGATCATGAATTAGCTTTACGCTACTTCAGAAAATCTGCCGATATGGGCAGCCCCGAAGGACAATATTTTGTAGCTGAGAAGTTAGCTCCAATCAATATTGCTCCAAATGTAGCCAAACAAATGTGGCGTTGTGCCGCCGAGCAAGGGCATGCCGAAGCGGCTGAGAGTTTAGCAACAGACCTGCACGTTGAGAAAAATTATGCAGACGCATCTGTTGCATATCAATTGGCCGTAAAGGCGGGTAGCTCAATGGCAGCATCGGTTTTGCAGGGGAGTTTTTCAGCCCCAAAAACAGAGGATTCTTTAGATTATTTGGGGCAAGAAAAAGATGATGAACGGGTTCAGCGCTATAAGATAATTGGTAAATTCCTATCAGATTATTACTACCTCAAGCCAACGATGGATGATATCGATGAAATCGTGCCTTTGCCGCCTGCTCCATTGCCAAAATGGGATGGAAAAATAAAGTGGTTAACGGAATATGAAGCTAATATCGCCCCGACCAAACCCGATGAAGTACTGATCACAAAACTGGCTCAATTCAAGGGACTAGATCCGAAAACAGGGCTGACGTTGGTGCAGAAGTAA
- a CDS encoding phospholipase D-like domain-containing protein, with the protein MKNDYVVPLCPKDTNTATTTSPWFVQKTEYHPVPTGYQPLINGEAAFGSVHYAIAKATRSVDIICWGFQPSMYFVRKGADNIKYPDIKEPVPAQIGKLLEYKAQQGVQIRVLGWTMGPDDVNFAQWGPENNTPGQDIFSKPKTATKTQHEFDRQWYYERRLNKPANLQFVGRGFGPLDRLEILWRSRYRSADKSISKTTQGVLAATVTHHQKSVLVDYELPDQAIGFVMGHNMLDEYWDKNDHSRIQHADSKHGRNGAGPRQDISSSVTGPILEHLHHNFATAWKAAVGEDLLSQRNAKAVAAKLYPRTGGCALMAQLLRTQSQANKRDIETLYLQAANNATSMIYIENQYFRWPPLAEKIKAAIGAQTNWGRNPPKNGYLHLFVVTNSSDEGMSDGTVNTYRMMDSLGRADTIPGVARKSELDWREEQYEIASKEAKQAQKQVNASAPQVEGGIQFGSITPEHQKNLEQLSAAQQKEQEAKAALSASENKYRQAKKSGQDATIMPEEVPGLKVHICTLVSPDSIATADTTRKQHVYAMGSSQDVDVPVEGQQWTPVYIHSKLMIVNDVFTTHGSANINTRSMEVDSELNIAHEWKSVSQKLRRDLWNLHTKEMGAQDDPAVAYLEWRKIINRNKRRQAQKLQPEASLIEFYRGSPALTNKD; encoded by the coding sequence ATGAAAAATGACTATGTCGTACCACTGTGCCCAAAAGATACCAATACAGCGACCACAACTTCGCCGTGGTTTGTCCAAAAGACAGAATATCATCCGGTACCTACTGGATATCAGCCACTGATTAACGGTGAAGCTGCATTTGGTTCTGTGCATTATGCAATTGCTAAAGCAACGCGTTCAGTGGATATCATTTGTTGGGGCTTTCAGCCTTCGATGTATTTTGTGCGCAAAGGGGCTGATAACATCAAATATCCGGATATTAAAGAGCCCGTCCCTGCCCAAATTGGTAAATTGCTTGAATACAAAGCTCAGCAAGGCGTTCAAATCCGAGTTCTCGGCTGGACAATGGGACCAGATGACGTCAACTTTGCGCAATGGGGGCCAGAGAACAACACGCCTGGGCAAGATATTTTTAGTAAACCCAAAACCGCAACTAAAACCCAGCATGAATTTGATCGTCAGTGGTATTACGAACGACGTTTAAATAAACCTGCCAACTTGCAATTTGTTGGCCGTGGCTTTGGGCCACTCGATCGCTTAGAGATTCTTTGGCGTAGCCGCTATCGCAGTGCAGATAAAAGCATTTCTAAAACGACCCAAGGCGTTTTAGCCGCAACAGTGACACATCATCAGAAATCAGTTTTGGTTGACTATGAGCTACCTGATCAAGCGATTGGCTTTGTCATGGGACACAATATGCTTGATGAATATTGGGATAAAAACGACCATAGTCGCATCCAGCATGCGGATTCAAAACATGGTCGAAATGGTGCAGGTCCTAGGCAAGACATTTCAAGCAGCGTTACCGGGCCAATTCTTGAACATTTGCATCATAATTTTGCGACAGCTTGGAAAGCGGCTGTGGGTGAAGATTTACTCTCTCAGCGAAATGCGAAAGCGGTTGCGGCAAAGCTCTACCCTCGAACTGGGGGATGTGCTTTGATGGCGCAGTTATTACGCACTCAATCTCAAGCAAATAAGCGTGATATTGAAACGTTGTATCTCCAAGCCGCAAATAATGCGACCAGCATGATTTACATCGAGAACCAATATTTCCGTTGGCCACCTTTAGCTGAAAAAATCAAAGCAGCCATTGGTGCCCAAACCAATTGGGGGCGTAATCCTCCTAAAAATGGTTATCTGCATCTATTCGTGGTTACCAACTCCAGCGACGAAGGCATGAGCGATGGGACTGTGAATACTTATCGCATGATGGATAGCCTTGGTCGTGCTGATACCATTCCTGGTGTTGCGAGAAAATCTGAATTGGATTGGCGTGAAGAACAATATGAGATCGCGAGCAAAGAAGCTAAACAAGCACAGAAGCAAGTAAATGCGAGTGCTCCGCAGGTCGAAGGGGGGATTCAATTTGGTTCGATCACCCCTGAACACCAGAAAAATCTCGAACAACTGAGTGCAGCCCAACAGAAAGAGCAAGAAGCAAAAGCGGCATTGTCGGCCAGTGAGAACAAATACCGGCAGGCAAAAAAATCAGGGCAAGATGCCACAATCATGCCCGAAGAAGTTCCAGGCTTGAAAGTGCATATCTGCACGCTAGTCTCTCCAGACTCAATTGCTACTGCTGATACCACACGCAAACAGCATGTTTACGCGATGGGAAGTTCGCAAGATGTGGATGTGCCTGTAGAAGGTCAACAATGGACGCCTGTTTATATTCACAGCAAGCTAATGATTGTGAATGATGTCTTTACGACGCATGGATCGGCCAATATCAATACCCGCAGCATGGAGGTCGATAGTGAGCTCAATATCGCGCATGAATGGAAAAGTGTCAGCCAAAAGCTACGCCGCGATTTGTGGAATCTACATACCAAAGAGATGGGGGCGCAAGATGATCCGGCGGTCGCTTATTTAGAATGGAGAAAAATTATTAACAGGAATAAACGACGGCAGGCTCAAAAACTTCAGCCAGAAGCCTCGTTGATTGAGTTTTATCGTGGTAGCCCAGCCCTCACTAATAAGGACTAG
- a CDS encoding type VI secretion system Vgr family protein, with protein MNLSDLLSSFAAAFNQDQRLITLQLGDGSAWGEQLLPQSVTGREGVNQPYRYSLECLSPDGAIELKSLLGLPVVIGVTDSEGGVVERCGVVSQAQLLGSDGGFAKYGLQVEPPFALLRHRRTSRVFQDISVPDIIKQVIGEHQAANSVFAAVQTLDFKLSGTHPQRSYCLQYRESDYDFLVRLMHEEGLAWRFEHQPADSPQVQLVVFDDAFALPEASDSLVRFHRADATEESDALLEWTSQRQVGSNNVALTTFDYKASNTSHSGDESAVDQGDGGQQLQASFEDYDPQSLYYASDAEQLSHYAQLRQQAHDSQKKSFSGSGTLRSLQAGQWFRLEDHPAHEWDSAEQREFAITELTFTAHNNLPHDLTQQLRQIAPSLLASNTATNSTTDTPAPYRVEFKSQRRGQPITPEFNLNGTGSEQLAKPKSRGVQTATVVGPAGEEIHTDEMGRIKVQFHWQRPNEHADFGANLDDKSSCWIRVAYPSAGASWGHQFIPRIGQEVLVDFIEGDIDRPIVTGVVYNGSHPTPTFSGAGALPANKTLSGIKSKEYKGGQYGELLFDDSTGQVRTKLSSEHAKTQLNLGYLIHPRSNGKGEARGEGFELRTDAHGAIRAGHGLLLTTEAKGGAAGKQLDRNPATSQLESALELAKSLGEVATKQLADTIETGESDQTIKPDNSNGEKHKTGHLHHHVHAAKSWEAGSNTDADGKSKSEDQAGQQPLLMIHGQDGLALTTPNSLTQTAGSNIDQVAQRDSNQTTGRRWIHNVGQHISLFVAGVKDSIALKLIAAKGKVQLQAQSGDIEIVGDKDLKVTACKETITVVAKDEILVTAGGGYIRLKGGDIEIHCPGTVSVKGANHKVSGPDQMTAQHPAFPNSMPKQRLTLNLQQAPNAQGFGWAGMPYRLFADGAQIKEGVLDESGHLPIEHEIVTQHYKLELANGVNYQIPVPTEYRNSEQGVLANQGFQKHASATDSEVRSLNAHSDLRKIYQDLLDGKLGSGDAT; from the coding sequence ATGAACCTCAGTGATCTACTCTCCTCATTCGCCGCAGCCTTCAATCAAGACCAACGCCTAATCACCCTTCAACTCGGTGACGGTAGCGCTTGGGGCGAGCAGCTGTTGCCGCAGTCGGTGACGGGCCGCGAGGGCGTGAATCAGCCTTATCGCTACAGCCTTGAATGCCTGTCGCCCGATGGTGCGATTGAACTCAAATCACTGCTCGGTTTACCCGTGGTGATAGGTGTTACGGATTCTGAGGGTGGCGTCGTCGAGCGTTGCGGTGTCGTGTCGCAAGCCCAGCTGTTGGGCTCGGATGGCGGGTTCGCCAAGTATGGTTTGCAAGTCGAGCCGCCGTTTGCGCTCTTACGCCATCGCCGTACTTCTCGCGTGTTTCAGGATATTTCGGTTCCCGACATCATCAAACAGGTGATTGGTGAACATCAGGCGGCGAACTCAGTGTTTGCGGCAGTCCAGACGCTGGACTTCAAGCTGTCCGGCACGCATCCACAGCGATCGTACTGCCTGCAATACCGCGAATCAGATTACGATTTCCTTGTCCGATTGATGCATGAGGAAGGTTTGGCGTGGCGCTTTGAACACCAGCCAGCTGATTCACCACAAGTGCAGTTGGTAGTGTTTGACGACGCGTTCGCACTTCCCGAAGCCAGCGATTCTTTGGTGCGCTTTCATCGCGCCGATGCGACCGAAGAATCTGATGCACTGCTCGAATGGACTTCACAACGCCAAGTCGGCAGTAACAACGTTGCACTCACCACCTTTGATTACAAAGCCAGCAACACCAGCCACAGCGGTGACGAGAGCGCAGTGGATCAAGGCGACGGTGGGCAGCAGTTACAAGCCTCGTTCGAAGATTACGACCCGCAAAGCCTGTACTACGCCAGTGATGCTGAGCAATTGAGTCATTACGCCCAACTGCGCCAACAAGCGCACGATAGCCAAAAGAAATCATTCAGCGGCAGCGGTACGCTACGCAGTTTGCAAGCAGGCCAATGGTTTAGATTGGAAGACCACCCCGCGCACGAGTGGGATAGTGCTGAGCAACGTGAGTTTGCGATTACCGAGCTGACATTTACTGCCCATAACAACCTACCACATGATTTAACGCAGCAACTGCGCCAGATTGCACCGAGCCTGTTAGCGAGCAATACCGCCACCAACAGTACGACAGATACACCCGCACCGTATCGCGTTGAATTCAAATCCCAACGCCGTGGTCAGCCGATTACCCCTGAGTTCAATCTGAATGGTACGGGTAGTGAGCAACTCGCCAAACCCAAATCGCGTGGGGTGCAAACTGCCACGGTGGTGGGGCCTGCGGGTGAAGAAATCCACACCGATGAAATGGGCCGCATCAAGGTTCAATTTCACTGGCAACGGCCCAACGAACATGCCGACTTTGGTGCCAATCTCGACGATAAATCTTCGTGTTGGATCCGCGTCGCCTATCCGAGCGCAGGTGCGAGCTGGGGTCATCAATTCATCCCACGTATCGGGCAAGAAGTGCTGGTGGACTTCATCGAAGGCGACATCGATAGACCCATCGTGACGGGCGTTGTCTACAACGGCAGTCACCCGACGCCGACGTTTAGCGGCGCAGGCGCATTACCTGCTAATAAAACGCTATCAGGCATCAAGAGTAAAGAATACAAAGGCGGCCAATACGGCGAATTACTCTTCGACGACAGCACCGGCCAAGTCCGCACCAAACTCTCCAGCGAACACGCCAAAACGCAACTCAACCTCGGCTACCTGATTCACCCGCGCAGCAATGGTAAAGGTGAAGCCCGCGGCGAAGGATTTGAACTCAGAACCGACGCCCACGGCGCGATTCGTGCTGGACATGGCCTGCTGCTCACCACCGAAGCCAAAGGCGGCGCAGCCGGCAAACAGCTCGATCGCAACCCTGCCACTAGCCAGCTCGAATCAGCGTTAGAACTCGCCAAAAGCCTCGGCGAAGTCGCGACCAAACAACTGGCCGACACCATCGAAACCGGCGAAAGCGACCAGACGATCAAGCCCGACAATTCCAACGGCGAGAAGCACAAAACCGGCCACTTGCACCATCACGTCCACGCCGCGAAAAGCTGGGAAGCGGGCAGCAATACCGACGCAGACGGCAAAAGCAAATCCGAAGACCAAGCTGGCCAGCAACCGCTGCTGATGATCCACGGCCAAGACGGCCTAGCGCTCACCACGCCAAACAGTCTGACCCAAACCGCCGGCAGCAACATCGACCAAGTCGCACAACGCGACAGCAACCAGACGACAGGACGGCGCTGGATTCACAACGTAGGGCAGCACATCAGCCTGTTTGTTGCAGGTGTAAAAGACAGTATCGCTCTGAAACTCATCGCCGCCAAAGGCAAGGTGCAGTTACAAGCGCAGAGTGGTGACATCGAGATCGTCGGTGATAAAGATCTGAAAGTGACGGCCTGCAAAGAAACCATCACCGTCGTCGCTAAAGACGAAATTCTTGTCACTGCGGGCGGCGGCTATATCCGGCTGAAAGGCGGCGATATCGAAATCCACTGCCCTGGCACTGTCAGTGTGAAAGGCGCAAACCATAAAGTGAGCGGACCAGATCAAATGACGGCTCAACATCCTGCATTTCCCAATAGCATGCCTAAGCAACGTCTGACTCTCAATTTGCAGCAAGCGCCTAATGCCCAAGGATTTGGCTGGGCAGGAATGCCTTATCGTTTATTTGCCGATGGTGCTCAAATTAAAGAGGGTGTGCTGGATGAGAGTGGTCATCTCCCTATTGAACATGAAATTGTCACCCAACATTACAAGCTAGAGCTTGCTAATGGGGTGAACTACCAAATACCTGTGCCAACGGAATATCGTAATTCCGAGCAAGGTGTTTTAGCTAATCAAGGTTTTCAAAAGCATGCATCAGCAACTGATTCCGAAGTGCGATCTCTTAACGCACATTCAGATTTGCGTAAAATCTATCAAGATCTGCTTGATGGCAAGCTGGGGTCAGGAGATGCGACATGA
- a CDS encoding heavy-metal-associated domain-containing protein, whose protein sequence is MYSLKVTQIGCGSCVAKINNALKALDGSAEIAIDRLAGIIQVKSDAALDEIRMKLNQIGYPTTVV, encoded by the coding sequence ATGTATTCCCTTAAAGTCACTCAAATCGGTTGTGGCAGCTGTGTCGCTAAGATTAACAATGCACTCAAAGCGCTGGATGGATCTGCCGAAATTGCCATCGATCGTCTAGCGGGCATCATTCAAGTGAAAAGCGATGCTGCACTCGATGAGATTCGAATGAAGCTCAATCAGATTGGCTATCCCACTACGGTCGTATGA
- a CDS encoding heavy metal translocating P-type ATPase: MASSTLALNADRELRLDIAGMSCASCVAHIEEALLATPGVTSAAVNLAMETAQVHIKAGLDETRVLEAVAKAGYSASLADAPSVEAEQSIKLSINGMTCASCVGRIERALLTTEGVVTASVNLATETAQVALQSGINPIVLLDAVAAAGYEASLITEETKKIAAHAKSSPFWPIAVGALLSVPLVLPMLAEPFGVHWMLPAWLQFLLATPVQFWLGARFYRSAWHAVRNLRGNMDLLVSLGTSAAYGLSLYHWLFDASQGALYFEAGAVIVTLVLLGKWLEARAKQETTAAIKALQALRPSVARVRKNGRDIEVALEHVQLGDLVVILPGEQVPVDGVVHEGESQHDESMLTGESVLVTKEVGSKVTGGAINHDGVLLVETSALSGESTLSRIIRMVEDAQAGKAAIQRLVDQVSAVFVPVVLVIALVTLLGWWYWTGSLESGILYAVAVLVIACPCALGLATPTAIMAGTGVAAKFGILIKDAEALELAHKVQVVVFDKTGTLTEGKPHLAELIAQDGEQSEMLELAAALQRGSEHPLAKAVLAKASAAQPFQAENLQALPGRGIAGEIAGIRYLLGNQRLMQEQGIDLSIMQIPHDRTLSQGYTVSWLAREQDSALVGMLAFSDGIKATAKDAISQLRALGVKTVMLSGDNRAAAQRVAEQLNLDDVIAEVLPHEKAAHISAIRSQGNVVAMVGDGVNDAPALAAADVGIAMGTGADVAMHVAGVTLMRGDPQLVSQTIEVSRLTYRKIRQNLFWAFIFNAIGIPLAAFGLLNPMIAGGAMAFSSVSVVSNALLLRHWKPKT; this comes from the coding sequence ATGGCAAGCTCGACTTTAGCGTTAAACGCAGATCGGGAATTAAGGCTCGACATTGCGGGGATGAGCTGTGCAAGTTGTGTGGCTCATATAGAAGAAGCGTTACTGGCAACCCCAGGCGTGACCAGCGCAGCGGTTAATCTGGCGATGGAAACGGCGCAGGTTCACATAAAAGCGGGGCTTGATGAGACGCGGGTACTTGAGGCAGTGGCGAAAGCTGGTTATTCCGCCTCATTGGCCGATGCACCGAGCGTCGAAGCTGAGCAATCGATCAAGCTGAGTATCAATGGAATGACCTGTGCTAGTTGCGTGGGTCGTATAGAGCGCGCTTTGTTGACCACTGAAGGTGTAGTTACAGCCTCAGTCAATCTGGCGACTGAAACTGCCCAAGTGGCACTTCAATCAGGCATAAATCCAATTGTGTTGCTAGATGCCGTCGCTGCTGCTGGGTATGAAGCCAGTTTAATAACGGAAGAAACAAAGAAGATAGCGGCACATGCGAAATCTTCTCCTTTTTGGCCGATTGCTGTAGGGGCTTTGCTATCTGTGCCACTGGTCTTGCCGATGTTGGCTGAACCTTTTGGTGTGCATTGGATGTTACCGGCATGGTTGCAATTCCTGCTCGCAACCCCTGTGCAGTTCTGGCTAGGCGCTCGCTTTTATCGCTCTGCATGGCACGCGGTACGCAATCTACGCGGGAACATGGATTTACTGGTTTCATTGGGGACCAGTGCAGCGTACGGTTTATCTTTGTACCATTGGTTATTCGATGCTAGTCAAGGTGCTTTGTATTTTGAAGCGGGAGCGGTCATCGTCACACTGGTGTTACTTGGCAAATGGCTGGAAGCGCGTGCCAAACAAGAAACTACGGCGGCGATTAAGGCGTTGCAAGCATTACGCCCTTCTGTTGCCCGAGTGCGTAAAAACGGACGGGATATTGAAGTAGCGCTTGAACATGTACAGCTGGGTGATCTGGTTGTAATCCTCCCGGGTGAACAAGTGCCAGTTGATGGCGTGGTGCATGAAGGTGAAAGCCAACACGACGAATCGATGCTCACAGGTGAAAGTGTACTGGTCACCAAAGAAGTTGGTAGCAAAGTAACCGGTGGTGCGATTAACCATGATGGCGTGCTCCTAGTCGAAACCAGCGCGTTAAGTGGTGAAAGTACGCTATCTCGTATTATTCGCATGGTAGAAGATGCACAAGCGGGTAAAGCAGCAATTCAGCGTCTGGTCGATCAAGTGAGCGCGGTTTTTGTCCCAGTCGTTTTAGTGATTGCACTAGTGACTTTGCTGGGCTGGTGGTATTGGACGGGTAGTCTTGAAAGCGGCATTTTGTATGCAGTGGCAGTGCTGGTGATTGCATGTCCATGTGCACTGGGTTTGGCAACACCGACTGCAATTATGGCGGGTACGGGAGTGGCAGCTAAATTTGGGATTTTGATTAAAGACGCCGAAGCGTTAGAGCTGGCCCATAAAGTGCAGGTAGTGGTTTTTGATAAAACGGGCACTTTGACCGAGGGTAAACCTCACCTTGCGGAATTGATTGCTCAAGATGGTGAGCAGTCTGAAATGCTGGAATTAGCCGCCGCATTGCAACGTGGTAGTGAGCACCCATTAGCTAAAGCTGTACTTGCCAAAGCCAGTGCTGCTCAGCCATTCCAAGCTGAAAATCTACAAGCATTGCCTGGGCGCGGTATCGCAGGTGAGATTGCGGGTATTCGCTACTTATTGGGCAATCAGCGCCTGATGCAAGAGCAAGGGATTGATCTGAGCATTATGCAAATACCTCATGATCGAACACTTAGCCAAGGTTATACCGTGTCATGGTTGGCGCGTGAACAAGACTCTGCCTTGGTCGGGATGCTGGCCTTTAGTGATGGGATCAAAGCCACTGCCAAAGATGCGATTTCGCAACTGCGAGCACTAGGGGTAAAAACGGTCATGCTATCAGGAGACAATCGCGCTGCGGCACAGCGAGTTGCAGAACAATTGAACCTTGATGACGTCATCGCAGAGGTCTTGCCACACGAAAAAGCGGCTCATATCTCAGCAATTCGCTCGCAAGGTAATGTGGTGGCGATGGTTGGTGATGGCGTGAATGACGCCCCCGCATTGGCGGCGGCAGATGTCGGGATTGCAATGGGCACCGGTGCTGATGTAGCGATGCATGTGGCTGGCGTCACGCTCATGCGAGGAGACCCGCAATTGGTCAGTCAGACCATCGAAGTCTCACGGCTGACTTATCGGAAAATTCGGCAAAATCTGTTCTGGGCCTTTATCTTTAATGCAATTGGTATTCCACTGGCTGCATTTGGACTGCTCAATCCGATGATTGCAGGTGGGGCAATGGCATTCTCAAGTGTGAGCGTAGTATCCAATGCTCTGCTATTAAGACACTGGAAGCCAAAAACCTGA
- a CDS encoding MerR family DNA-binding protein yields the protein MNIGQAAQLSGLSSKMIRHYESLGLIKPKGRSAAGYRIFNELDLRQLQFIHQARALGFSLEQIGQLLQLWKQEDRASIDVKLLAELHIKELDRKIESMRKMKLTLAALVEKCPASEDPHCPILQSLSINGAPRIDVQS from the coding sequence ATGAACATCGGGCAAGCAGCCCAGCTGAGTGGGCTAAGCAGCAAAATGATTCGTCATTACGAAAGCTTGGGGCTGATCAAACCCAAAGGACGAAGTGCTGCTGGGTATCGAATCTTTAATGAATTGGATCTGCGGCAGTTGCAATTTATCCATCAAGCGCGTGCTCTGGGATTTTCATTGGAGCAAATTGGGCAATTACTGCAGCTATGGAAACAGGAAGATCGCGCCAGTATTGATGTCAAATTGTTGGCAGAGCTGCACATCAAGGAACTGGATCGCAAAATTGAATCCATGCGAAAAATGAAACTCACGTTAGCCGCATTGGTTGAGAAATGCCCAGCCAGCGAAGACCCGCACTGCCCAATACTGCAATCACTTTCAATAAATGGAGCACCGAGAATAGATGTTCAGTCGTAA
- the rclA gene encoding reactive chlorine resistance oxidoreductase RclA codes for MNNYQAIIIGFGKAGKTLAATLAKVGWRVAIIEQSNTMYGGTCINIGCIPTKTLVHDAHEKLAFANAMQRKSAVVSFLRDKNFHNLADLEHVDVIDGRAEFIDAHTVRVIKDDGELELNGEKIFINTGAQSVFPEISGLKTTPGVFDSTGLLNLTELPARLGILGGGYIGVEFAAMFARFGSKVTIFEAAGEFLPREDRDIAEAIATILNDEGIEIILNAQVAAVSSVEEAVQLHTGTGLRTVDALLVASGRKPATETLQLQKAGVNVNERGAIIVDKYLRTSADNIWAMGDVNGGPQFTYISLDDFRIVRDTLLGKGVRNTEDRQHVPYSVFMTPTLSHIGMKETQARATGADIQVVKMMAAAIPRARVMNDTRGVLKAIVDSKTQQILGVTLLCVESHEMINIVKTVMDAGLPYTVLRDQIFTHPTMSESLNDLFSLIK; via the coding sequence ATGAATAACTATCAGGCAATCATTATTGGTTTTGGTAAGGCGGGGAAAACGCTCGCAGCAACGCTTGCAAAAGTCGGTTGGCGCGTCGCAATCATTGAGCAATCCAACACGATGTATGGCGGCACTTGCATCAATATCGGTTGTATACCAACCAAAACGTTGGTTCATGATGCTCATGAGAAACTGGCTTTCGCCAATGCAATGCAGCGTAAGTCAGCGGTCGTGAGTTTTTTGCGGGATAAAAACTTCCACAATCTTGCTGATCTCGAGCATGTAGACGTGATCGATGGCAGAGCGGAGTTTATTGATGCGCATACCGTGCGAGTAATAAAAGATGACGGAGAGTTGGAACTCAATGGCGAAAAGATTTTTATCAATACTGGTGCACAATCGGTATTCCCTGAGATTTCAGGTCTGAAAACTACTCCAGGTGTATTTGACAGCACAGGGTTACTGAATTTGACCGAATTGCCCGCCAGACTAGGGATTCTTGGTGGTGGCTATATTGGAGTTGAATTCGCAGCAATGTTTGCGCGCTTTGGCAGCAAAGTGACTATTTTTGAAGCCGCTGGTGAATTCCTGCCACGCGAAGACAGGGACATTGCTGAAGCAATCGCCACCATCCTCAATGATGAAGGCATTGAGATCATTTTAAACGCACAAGTTGCTGCGGTGTCATCTGTCGAAGAGGCGGTACAGTTGCACACTGGAACTGGCTTGCGAACTGTAGATGCTTTGCTCGTGGCTTCAGGACGTAAACCAGCCACTGAAACGCTGCAGCTACAAAAGGCAGGGGTCAACGTTAACGAGCGCGGTGCCATCATTGTGGACAAATACCTACGTACTTCAGCAGACAATATCTGGGCGATGGGAGACGTAAACGGTGGACCACAGTTTACCTATATATCACTGGATGACTTCCGGATTGTACGCGACACACTGCTAGGTAAAGGCGTACGAAACACCGAGGACCGTCAGCACGTACCGTACTCCGTATTCATGACGCCGACTCTTTCTCACATCGGTATGAAAGAGACACAAGCGCGGGCTACTGGCGCTGATATTCAGGTAGTGAAGATGATGGCTGCTGCTATTCCACGTGCCAGAGTAATGAATGACACGCGCGGGGTATTAAAAGCCATTGTTGATAGCAAAACCCAGCAAATTCTCGGAGTTACGCTGCTTTGTGTCGAGTCGCATGAAATGATCAATATTGTAAAAACGGTGATGGATGCGGGCCTACCTTACACGGTGCTCCGTGACCAAATTTTCACGCATCCGACGATGAGTGAATCGCTGAACGATTTATTTTCCCTGATCAAATAA